One segment of Stenotrophomonas sp. SAU14A_NAIMI4_8 DNA contains the following:
- the rpoN gene encoding RNA polymerase factor sigma-54 — protein MKAALSTQLGQQLHLTPQLLQSIRLLQLDGLHLEQEIQRLLDSNPLLEIEEAEAPVADASDATATTLETAAFDELPESSMWDVAGTSWQDGDDDRMARIAAGESSDPQLRVLQRLALDMDDRGLAIAAFWLEHCDEAGYLQAPLAQLHLLASAQFDVDAAGVEAIRQQLLHGEPAGMAAQDLRECLLAQLYSLQGLVPGRHLAGRILEGALDALAAHDYLALARQHDAEVDDVREAVRLILSLQPRPGDSLQTDSNVAVVPDVVAWHADEQWKVALNPATSRRVSINSQYEQALADTADAAPALREMLQEARWFSRGLSMRYDTLLRTARVIVERQAAFLVRGDEAMAPLTLKEVAEEIGMHESTVSRITTGKYLQTPRGTFELKHFFAVRLEGASVSGQAVKAMVRRLIDAEPAGRPLADEAIAGLLSRQGVNIARRTVAKYREQLDIAPARERRRISARQPQLARVG, from the coding sequence ATGAAGGCTGCACTCTCGACCCAGCTGGGCCAACAACTACACCTGACGCCGCAGCTGCTGCAGTCGATCCGCCTGCTGCAGCTCGATGGCCTGCACCTGGAACAGGAAATCCAGCGCCTGCTCGATTCCAATCCGCTGCTGGAGATCGAAGAAGCCGAGGCGCCCGTTGCCGACGCCAGCGATGCCACCGCCACCACCCTGGAAACGGCGGCGTTCGACGAGCTGCCCGAATCGTCCATGTGGGACGTGGCCGGCACCAGTTGGCAGGACGGCGATGATGACCGCATGGCGCGCATTGCCGCCGGCGAATCCAGCGATCCGCAGTTGCGCGTGCTGCAGCGCCTGGCGCTGGATATGGACGACCGTGGCCTGGCCATCGCCGCGTTCTGGCTGGAACACTGCGATGAAGCCGGCTACCTGCAGGCGCCGCTGGCCCAGCTGCACCTGCTGGCCAGCGCCCAGTTCGATGTCGACGCCGCAGGCGTGGAAGCGATCCGCCAGCAGCTGCTGCACGGCGAACCGGCCGGCATGGCCGCGCAGGACCTGCGCGAATGCCTGCTGGCCCAGCTGTACAGCCTGCAGGGCCTGGTGCCGGGCCGTCACTTGGCCGGGCGTATCCTGGAAGGCGCGCTCGACGCCCTGGCGGCCCACGACTACCTGGCCCTGGCCCGCCAGCACGATGCCGAAGTGGACGACGTGCGCGAAGCGGTGCGCCTGATCCTGTCGCTGCAGCCGCGCCCGGGCGACAGCCTGCAGACCGACAGCAACGTGGCCGTGGTGCCGGACGTGGTGGCCTGGCATGCCGACGAGCAGTGGAAGGTGGCGTTGAACCCGGCCACCAGCCGCCGCGTGTCGATCAACAGCCAGTACGAACAGGCCCTGGCCGACACCGCCGATGCTGCCCCTGCCCTGCGCGAAATGCTGCAGGAAGCCCGCTGGTTCAGCCGCGGCCTGTCCATGCGCTACGACACCCTGCTGCGCACCGCGCGGGTGATCGTCGAACGCCAGGCTGCCTTCCTGGTACGTGGCGATGAAGCCATGGCACCGCTGACCCTGAAGGAAGTGGCTGAAGAGATCGGCATGCACGAATCCACCGTTTCGCGCATCACCACCGGCAAGTACCTGCAGACCCCGCGCGGCACCTTCGAACTGAAGCACTTCTTCGCCGTGCGCCTGGAAGGCGCCAGCGTGTCCGGGCAGGCCGTGAAAGCCATGGTGCGCCGCCTGATCGACGCCGAACCGGCCGGTCGCCCGCTGGCCGACGAGGCCATCGCCGGCCTGCTGTCGCGACAGGGGGTGAACATTGCCCGCCGAACCGTCGCAAAATACCGCGAACAACTGGATATCGCTCCGGCCCGCGAACGGCGCCGGATCAGCGCCAGGCAACCCCAGCTGGCCCGGGTGGGCTGA
- a CDS encoding flagellar hook-length control protein FliK — protein sequence MPSLLTGNSTAAGTTGSTGSSARSSRSDGSSGNGFDQMLQGGGNAPAAKTASTPSKPANKAGNADAGNPDARTPPASSADATDPDAATTEVAASTTDTTAPATDKDAATDSDDAPWPPLGLAGLALMVPPVADPSVPALPTATGADAEALPSAAPAALATLPAAATTATPATAPAAPGVAAATAAPDADGEAIELPLPGTVLAQTALDGADDADSLFGSDRNVTAPLQVALPAALQDLKAALASTPVFNGEPTPTPVLGDDGFDQAIGARVGWLADQKIGHAHITLNPEDLGPVDVRLHMNGDKVHASFSSPHVDVRQALESSLPRLRELLGEQGFQLAHADVGHHHSGDGGTSGQNTGSGSGRIGDGEPSLGDTTVSAAQLIRQRGLLDAYA from the coding sequence ATGCCTTCCCTGTTGACCGGCAACAGCACCGCCGCCGGCACCACCGGTTCCACCGGCAGCAGCGCACGCAGCAGCCGCAGCGACGGCAGCAGCGGCAACGGTTTCGACCAGATGCTGCAGGGCGGCGGCAATGCGCCTGCGGCCAAGACCGCCAGCACCCCGTCGAAGCCGGCGAACAAGGCGGGCAACGCCGACGCGGGCAACCCGGATGCGCGCACGCCGCCGGCCAGTTCCGCCGATGCCACCGACCCCGACGCGGCAACCACCGAGGTGGCCGCCAGCACCACTGACACCACTGCGCCGGCCACCGACAAGGACGCAGCGACCGACAGCGATGACGCGCCCTGGCCGCCGCTGGGTCTGGCCGGGTTGGCGCTGATGGTGCCGCCGGTCGCCGATCCCAGCGTGCCTGCCTTGCCCACCGCCACCGGCGCCGATGCCGAGGCCCTGCCCAGCGCCGCGCCCGCGGCGCTTGCCACACTGCCCGCCGCGGCCACCACCGCTACGCCGGCCACCGCGCCTGCGGCCCCTGGCGTCGCCGCCGCGACCGCGGCACCGGATGCCGATGGCGAAGCCATCGAACTGCCGCTGCCCGGCACCGTGCTTGCACAGACCGCGCTGGATGGCGCGGACGATGCGGACAGCCTGTTCGGCAGCGATCGCAACGTGACCGCACCGTTGCAGGTGGCCCTGCCCGCCGCCCTGCAGGACCTGAAGGCCGCGCTGGCCAGCACGCCGGTGTTCAACGGCGAACCTACCCCTACCCCGGTGTTGGGCGACGATGGTTTCGACCAGGCCATCGGTGCACGCGTCGGTTGGCTGGCGGACCAGAAGATCGGCCACGCCCACATCACCCTGAACCCGGAAGACCTGGGCCCGGTGGACGTGCGCCTGCACATGAACGGTGACAAGGTGCATGCCAGCTTCAGCAGCCCGCACGTGGATGTGCGCCAGGCGCTGGAAAGCAGCCTGCCGCGCCTGCGCGAACTGCTGGGCGAACAGGGCTTCCAGCTGGCCCATGCCGATGTGGGCCACCACCACAGCGGCGACGGCGGAACGTCGGGCCAGAACACCGGCAGCGGCAGTGGCCGGATCGGTGACGGAGAACCGTCGCTGGGCGACACCACGGTGTCGGCGGCGCAGCTGATCCGCCAGCGCGGATTGCTGGACGCCTACGCGTAA
- the fliE gene encoding flagellar hook-basal body complex protein FliE translates to MSHSVTSILSQIRSYQTQMGQPALNPLAEAPRSNALPNAVLDAPQVQPPSFTETLRGALSSVNDAQQTSGALAKAFEMGDPSADLAKVMVASQQSQIAFRATVEVRNRLVQAYQDVMNMPL, encoded by the coding sequence ATGTCCCACTCCGTCACTTCGATCCTTTCCCAGATCCGCTCCTATCAGACCCAGATGGGACAGCCGGCGCTCAACCCGCTGGCCGAAGCGCCGCGCAGCAATGCCCTGCCCAACGCGGTGCTGGATGCCCCGCAGGTGCAGCCGCCCAGCTTCACCGAAACCCTGCGCGGCGCGCTGTCCAGCGTGAACGACGCCCAGCAGACCTCCGGCGCCCTGGCCAAGGCCTTCGAAATGGGTGACCCCAGCGCCGACCTGGCCAAGGTGATGGTCGCCTCGCAACAGTCCCAGATCGCCTTCCGCGCCACCGTGGAAGTCCGCAACCGTCTCGTCCAGGCCTACCAGGACGTGATGAACATGCCGCTGTAA
- the fliJ gene encoding flagellar export protein FliJ, whose protein sequence is MTQSKRIDPLLKRAQEHEDAVARDLAERQRVLDTHLSRLDELRRYAEEYASQQMANAQMAATSPAQLLNRRAFLDRLDSAVEQQQQTVNGNREKVEAERARLILASRDKAVLEQLAASYRAQEKVVTDRRDQREMDDIGARRARLAQAADPDSDPQGGRA, encoded by the coding sequence ATGACACAGTCCAAGCGCATCGACCCGCTGCTGAAGCGGGCGCAGGAACACGAAGACGCGGTGGCCCGCGACCTGGCCGAGCGCCAGCGCGTGCTGGATACCCATCTGTCGCGGCTGGATGAACTGCGCCGCTATGCCGAGGAATATGCCTCGCAACAGATGGCCAACGCACAGATGGCTGCCACCAGTCCGGCGCAGCTGCTCAACCGCCGTGCCTTCCTGGACCGCCTGGACAGCGCGGTGGAACAGCAGCAGCAGACCGTGAACGGCAACCGCGAAAAGGTCGAAGCCGAACGCGCGCGCCTGATCCTGGCCAGCCGGGACAAGGCCGTGCTGGAACAGCTGGCCGCCAGCTACCGCGCACAGGAAAAGGTGGTGACCGACCGCCGCGACCAGCGCGAGATGGATGACATCGGCGCACGCCGCGCGCGCCTGGCGCAGGCCGCAGACCCGGACAGCGACCCGCAGGGAGGCCGCGCGTGA
- a CDS encoding FliI/YscN family ATPase, producing MNTEPHLPPPADWTVARNLRLAGRLDSLRVDTAHGRGLIREGVLRRAVGLTLEAVGCEAPLGASCKVEVVDGGWVDAEVVGFAGERTYLMPSAELHGLLPNARVVPSARRGGVEVGEGLLGRVIDSDGVPLDGKGPIRAEGHVGMAGVSINPLAREPITQPLDVGVRAINALLPIGRGQRVGLFAGSGVGKSTLLGMMTRYTAADVIVVGLIGERGREVRDFVETTLGEEGLRRAVVVASPADRPPLARLHGAYRATAIAEWFRDQGLNVLLLMDSLTRFAQAQREIGLSVGEPPTTRGYPPSVFAKLPALVERAGNGAKGRGSITAFYTVLTEGDDPQDPIADAARAILDGHILLSRRVADSGLYPAIDVESSVSRVVTEIADEPWRLRIRKLKRLVSAYSANRDLIAIGAYQRGNDAATDEALERWPEIMEFLGQDVAKAADLPHSQAALQRLVEQEN from the coding sequence ATGAACACCGAACCGCATCTGCCGCCGCCGGCGGATTGGACCGTGGCCCGCAACCTGCGCCTGGCCGGCCGTCTGGACAGCCTGCGCGTGGACACCGCACACGGCCGCGGCCTGATCCGTGAGGGCGTGCTGCGCCGCGCGGTGGGCCTGACCCTGGAAGCGGTGGGCTGCGAAGCGCCGCTGGGCGCCAGCTGCAAAGTGGAAGTGGTCGATGGTGGCTGGGTGGATGCCGAAGTGGTCGGCTTCGCCGGCGAACGCACCTACCTGATGCCCAGCGCGGAACTGCACGGCCTGCTGCCCAACGCACGGGTGGTGCCCTCGGCCCGCCGTGGCGGCGTGGAAGTGGGCGAAGGCCTGCTGGGCAGGGTGATCGACAGCGACGGCGTGCCGCTGGATGGCAAGGGCCCGATCCGTGCCGAAGGCCATGTCGGCATGGCCGGCGTGTCGATCAACCCGCTGGCGCGCGAACCCATCACCCAGCCGCTGGACGTGGGCGTGCGCGCGATCAATGCGCTGCTGCCGATCGGCCGTGGCCAGCGCGTGGGCCTGTTCGCCGGCTCCGGTGTCGGTAAATCAACGCTGCTGGGCATGATGACCCGCTACACCGCCGCCGACGTGATCGTGGTCGGGCTGATCGGTGAACGTGGCCGCGAAGTGCGCGATTTCGTTGAAACCACCCTGGGCGAAGAAGGCCTGCGCCGCGCGGTGGTGGTGGCCAGCCCCGCCGACCGGCCGCCGCTGGCGCGCCTGCACGGCGCCTACCGCGCCACCGCCATTGCCGAATGGTTCCGCGACCAGGGCTTGAACGTGCTGCTGCTGATGGATTCGCTCACCCGCTTCGCCCAGGCCCAGCGCGAGATCGGCCTGTCGGTGGGTGAACCGCCGACCACCCGCGGCTACCCGCCGTCGGTGTTCGCCAAGCTGCCGGCGCTGGTGGAACGTGCCGGCAACGGCGCCAAGGGGCGCGGCTCGATCACCGCGTTCTACACCGTGCTGACCGAAGGCGATGACCCGCAGGATCCGATTGCCGATGCGGCACGCGCGATCCTGGACGGCCACATCCTGCTCTCGCGCCGGGTGGCCGACAGTGGCCTGTACCCGGCCATCGACGTGGAATCGTCGGTCAGCCGCGTGGTCACGGAAATCGCCGACGAGCCGTGGCGCCTGCGCATCCGCAAGCTGAAGCGGCTGGTGTCGGCCTACTCGGCCAACCGCGACCTGATCGCCATTGGCGCCTACCAGCGCGGCAACGATGCTGCGACCGACGAAGCACTGGAACGCTGGCCGGAAATCATGGAATTCCTCGGCCAGGACGTGGCCAAGGCCGCCGATCTTCCGCACAGCCAGGCCGCGCTGCAGCGCCTGGTGGAACAAGAGAACTAA
- a CDS encoding sigma-54 dependent transcriptional regulator, with amino-acid sequence MSESRILVLDNDAVRAERTVALLEFMDFNPRWVSDAADFDLGRQRQNDWMAVIVGSLDESPASTALYAWLGGSSLPPPVLLADGDAATFAHQHGLHEANIWPLEAPLRHAQMEALLRRASLKRLDAEHQAGAVQDQGPTGTGPAVTTLRTMIEQVAAFDTTVLVLGESGTGKEVVSRAIHQRSPRRDGPFVAINCGAIPADLLESELFGHEKGAFTGALTARKGRFEMAEGGTLLLDEIGDMSLPMQVKLLRVLQERSFERVGGNQTIRCNVRVVAATHRDLETRIAEGKFREDLFYRLNVFPIDVPALRERREDLPALVETIAAQLARTGRGEVRFTPEALQALAGYEWPGNVRELTNLVERLAVLHPGGSVRVQDLPARYRGDAALAPVAPAPAPAPVASSEDRLDLRSFSFHTPGSGSQPALEHGIAVSRANAPAALPDDGLDLRNHMANIELGLINEALERTQGVVAHAAQLLGLRRTTLVEKLRKYGIEREPAELAS; translated from the coding sequence GTGAGCGAATCGCGCATCCTGGTACTGGACAACGATGCCGTGCGCGCCGAGCGCACCGTTGCCCTGCTGGAATTCATGGATTTCAACCCGCGCTGGGTCTCCGACGCGGCCGATTTCGACCTGGGCCGCCAGCGCCAGAACGACTGGATGGCGGTGATCGTCGGCAGCCTGGACGAAAGCCCGGCCAGCACCGCGCTGTATGCGTGGCTGGGGGGCAGCAGCCTGCCGCCGCCGGTGCTGCTGGCCGATGGCGATGCCGCCACGTTCGCCCACCAGCATGGCCTGCACGAAGCCAACATCTGGCCGCTGGAAGCACCGCTGCGCCATGCGCAGATGGAAGCCCTGCTGCGCCGTGCCAGCCTGAAGCGGCTGGATGCCGAGCACCAGGCCGGCGCCGTGCAGGACCAGGGCCCGACCGGCACCGGCCCGGCGGTGACCACCCTGCGCACCATGATCGAACAAGTGGCCGCCTTCGACACCACCGTACTGGTGCTGGGCGAATCGGGCACCGGCAAGGAAGTCGTCTCGCGCGCCATCCACCAGCGCTCACCGCGCCGTGACGGCCCGTTCGTTGCGATCAACTGCGGCGCGATTCCGGCCGACCTGCTGGAAAGCGAACTGTTCGGCCACGAAAAGGGCGCCTTCACCGGCGCACTGACCGCGCGCAAGGGCCGTTTCGAAATGGCCGAGGGCGGCACCCTGCTGCTGGACGAAATCGGCGACATGAGCCTGCCGATGCAGGTGAAGCTGCTGCGCGTGCTGCAGGAACGCAGCTTCGAACGCGTGGGCGGCAACCAGACCATCCGCTGCAACGTGCGCGTGGTCGCCGCAACCCATCGCGATCTGGAAACGCGCATCGCCGAAGGCAAGTTCCGCGAGGATCTGTTCTACCGCCTGAACGTATTCCCGATCGACGTACCGGCCCTGCGCGAACGCCGCGAAGACCTGCCTGCGCTGGTGGAAACCATCGCCGCGCAGCTGGCCCGTACCGGCCGTGGCGAAGTGCGCTTCACCCCCGAAGCCCTGCAGGCACTGGCCGGCTACGAATGGCCGGGCAATGTGCGCGAACTGACCAACCTGGTCGAGCGCCTGGCCGTGCTGCATCCAGGCGGCTCGGTGCGCGTGCAGGACCTGCCGGCCCGTTACCGCGGCGATGCCGCGCTGGCCCCGGTGGCGCCCGCCCCCGCCCCGGCGCCTGTGGCCAGCAGCGAAGACCGCCTGGACCTGCGCAGCTTCTCCTTCCACACCCCCGGCAGCGGCAGCCAGCCGGCGCTGGAGCACGGCATTGCGGTGAGCCGCGCCAATGCCCCGGCAGCCCTGCCCGACGACGGCCTGGACCTGCGCAACCACATGGCCAACATCGAACTGGGCCTGATCAACGAAGCCCTGGAACGCACCCAGGGCGTGGTCGCCCACGCTGCCCAACTGCTCGGCCTGCGCCGCACCACCCTGGTGGAAAAGCTGCGCAAGTACGGCATCGAACGCGAACCGGCAGAACTGGCCAGCTGA
- the fliG gene encoding flagellar motor switch protein FliG, giving the protein MTGVQRAAVLLLSLGELDAAEVLRHMEPKEVQKIGIAMATMTDITREQVERVMDQFSQELGSKTSLGVGSDDYIRNMLVQALGSEKAGNLIDRILLGRNTTGLDALKWMDPRAVADLVRNEHPQIIAIVMAHLETDQAADALKLLPERTRVDVLLRIATLDGIPPNALNELNEIMERQFAGNQNLKSSNIGGVQCAANILNFMDSGQDQAILGEIARIDAPLSGRIQDLMFVFDDLVDLDDREMQLVLREVSGERLGLALRGADIKVRDKITRNMSQRAAEILLEDMEARGPVRLSDVEGAQREILAIVKRMADEGTVTIGGSAEAML; this is encoded by the coding sequence CTGACCGGCGTGCAGCGCGCTGCGGTACTGCTGCTGTCCCTGGGTGAACTGGATGCGGCCGAAGTGCTGCGCCACATGGAACCCAAGGAAGTGCAGAAGATCGGCATCGCCATGGCCACGATGACCGACATCACCCGCGAGCAGGTGGAACGGGTGATGGACCAGTTCAGCCAGGAACTGGGCTCGAAGACCTCGCTGGGCGTGGGTTCGGACGACTACATCCGCAACATGCTGGTGCAGGCGCTGGGCAGCGAGAAGGCCGGCAACCTGATCGACCGCATCCTGCTGGGCCGCAACACCACCGGCCTGGACGCGCTGAAGTGGATGGACCCGCGCGCGGTGGCCGATCTGGTGCGCAATGAGCACCCGCAGATCATCGCCATCGTGATGGCCCACCTGGAAACCGACCAGGCCGCCGATGCACTGAAGCTGCTGCCCGAACGTACCCGGGTGGACGTGCTGCTGCGCATCGCCACCCTGGACGGCATTCCGCCCAACGCGCTGAACGAACTGAACGAGATCATGGAGCGCCAGTTCGCCGGCAACCAGAACCTGAAGTCGTCCAACATCGGCGGCGTGCAGTGCGCGGCCAACATCCTCAACTTCATGGACAGCGGCCAGGACCAGGCGATCCTGGGCGAGATCGCGCGCATCGACGCGCCGCTCAGCGGCCGCATCCAGGACCTGATGTTCGTGTTCGACGATCTGGTGGATCTGGACGATCGCGAAATGCAGCTGGTGCTGCGCGAAGTGAGCGGCGAGCGCCTGGGCCTGGCCCTGCGTGGTGCCGACATCAAGGTGCGCGACAAGATCACCCGCAACATGTCCCAGCGTGCCGCCGAAATCCTGCTGGAAGACATGGAAGCACGCGGCCCGGTGCGCCTGTCCGACGTGGAAGGCGCGCAGCGCGAGATCCTGGCCATCGTCAAGCGCATGGCCGATGAAGGCACGGTCACCATCGGTGGCAGCGCGGAGGCCATGCTGTGA
- a CDS encoding FliH/SctL family protein — MSNVVRWLAPDLLAQPEPELEPQDVFELTEPDPEHEPEPVLQLPTLEEIQAIQDSAEKEGFAQGHSDGYGQGQAEVRRLVAQIEGILDNFSRPLVRLENEVVGALGELAVRIAGALVGRAYEADPALLAQLVGEAVDAVGGATREVEVRLHPDDIAALSPLLNLSPQQRLVPDTSLSRGDLRVHAEAVRVDGTLEARLRGALDAVIRQTGANA; from the coding sequence GTGAGCAATGTCGTGCGCTGGCTCGCCCCGGACCTGCTGGCCCAGCCCGAACCCGAGCTGGAGCCGCAGGATGTGTTCGAACTGACCGAACCCGACCCGGAGCACGAGCCCGAGCCGGTACTGCAGCTGCCCACGCTGGAAGAGATCCAGGCGATCCAGGACAGCGCGGAGAAGGAAGGCTTTGCCCAGGGCCACAGCGATGGCTATGGCCAAGGCCAGGCCGAGGTGCGCCGTCTTGTCGCGCAGATCGAAGGCATCCTGGACAACTTCAGCCGCCCGCTGGTGCGCCTGGAAAATGAAGTGGTCGGCGCGCTGGGCGAGCTGGCCGTGCGCATTGCCGGCGCCCTGGTCGGCCGGGCCTACGAGGCCGACCCCGCGCTGCTGGCGCAGCTGGTGGGCGAAGCCGTGGATGCAGTGGGCGGCGCTACCCGCGAGGTGGAAGTGCGCCTGCACCCCGACGACATCGCCGCGCTGTCGCCGCTGTTGAACCTGTCACCGCAGCAGCGGCTGGTGCCCGACACCAGCCTGAGCCGCGGCGACCTGCGCGTGCACGCCGAAGCGGTGCGCGTGGATGGCACCCTGGAAGCACGCCTGCGCGGCGCCCTGGATGCGGTGATCCGCCAGACCGGAGCCAATGCATGA
- the fliF gene encoding flagellar basal-body MS-ring/collar protein FliF, producing the protein MALTLSKESLNAEKAGQWFDRLQSLQITRRLGLMAMIAVAVAAGLAVFFWAQKPGMVPLYTGLDQKATAEATDLLRAAQIPFELDPATGGITVPEKNLHDARLKLAGSGLTDSGKLGFELMERDPGFGVSQFVESARYQHAMETELSRTINTLRPVRDSRVHLAIPKPSAFTRQRDVASASVTLELRGGQQLERSQVDAIVHMVAASIPDLAPERVTVVDQSGRMLSVSDPNSEAAVNAAQFEQVRRQETSFNQRIRELLEPMTGPGRVNPEVSVDMDFSVTEEARELYNGEPQKLRSEQMSENTSTTPGPQGVPGATSNSPPGQPAAPPTAQTPTESSKNATRNYELDRTLQHTRQPAGRIKRVSVAVLVDNVPRAGANGKVAPQPLSAAELTRVEALVKQAVGFNAERGDTVSVMNAPFVRDTTPVEGPAWWELPWVHDAGRMLLGAIVVLALLFGVLRPALRAITGQTKKDDDAALEPHSADVQLVDDDGTPLPALGADRVSLGGAEALALPVDSYEERLRMAREAVKTDSKRVAQVVKGWVAND; encoded by the coding sequence ATGGCACTGACGCTCTCCAAGGAATCCCTGAACGCCGAAAAGGCCGGGCAGTGGTTCGATCGGCTGCAAAGTCTGCAGATCACCCGCCGCCTGGGTCTGATGGCGATGATCGCCGTGGCGGTGGCGGCAGGCCTTGCCGTGTTCTTCTGGGCACAGAAGCCGGGCATGGTGCCGCTGTATACCGGCCTGGACCAGAAGGCCACCGCCGAAGCCACCGACCTGCTGCGCGCCGCACAGATTCCGTTCGAACTGGACCCGGCCACCGGTGGCATCACCGTGCCGGAAAAGAACCTGCACGATGCGCGCCTGAAGCTGGCCGGTTCCGGCCTGACCGACAGCGGCAAGCTGGGCTTTGAACTGATGGAGCGCGACCCGGGCTTCGGCGTCAGCCAGTTCGTGGAAAGCGCGCGCTACCAGCACGCGATGGAAACCGAGCTGTCGCGCACCATCAACACCCTGCGCCCGGTGCGCGATTCGCGCGTGCACCTGGCCATTCCCAAGCCCAGCGCCTTCACCCGCCAGCGTGACGTGGCCAGCGCCTCGGTCACCTTGGAACTGCGTGGCGGCCAGCAGCTGGAACGCAGCCAGGTCGATGCCATCGTCCACATGGTGGCCGCCAGCATTCCCGACCTGGCCCCGGAACGGGTGACCGTGGTCGACCAGAGCGGCCGCATGCTGAGCGTGAGCGACCCCAACAGCGAAGCGGCCGTCAACGCCGCGCAGTTCGAACAGGTGCGCCGCCAGGAAACCTCGTTCAATCAGCGCATCCGCGAACTGCTGGAACCGATGACCGGTCCGGGCCGGGTGAATCCGGAAGTGAGCGTGGACATGGACTTCTCGGTGACCGAGGAGGCGCGCGAACTCTACAACGGTGAACCGCAGAAGCTGCGCAGCGAGCAGATGAGCGAGAACACCAGCACCACGCCGGGCCCGCAGGGCGTGCCGGGCGCGACCAGCAACAGCCCGCCGGGCCAGCCGGCCGCACCGCCGACCGCGCAGACCCCGACCGAAAGCAGCAAGAACGCCACCCGCAACTACGAGCTGGACCGCACGCTGCAGCACACCCGCCAGCCGGCCGGCCGCATCAAGCGCGTGTCGGTGGCGGTGCTGGTGGACAACGTGCCGCGCGCTGGTGCCAACGGCAAGGTCGCCCCGCAGCCGCTGTCGGCCGCCGAACTGACCCGCGTGGAAGCGCTGGTGAAGCAGGCCGTGGGCTTCAATGCAGAACGCGGCGATACCGTGTCGGTGATGAACGCGCCGTTCGTGCGCGATACCACCCCGGTGGAAGGCCCCGCCTGGTGGGAACTGCCGTGGGTACACGATGCCGGCCGCATGCTGCTGGGTGCCATCGTGGTGCTGGCGCTGCTGTTCGGTGTGCTGCGCCCTGCCCTGCGCGCCATCACCGGGCAGACCAAGAAGGACGACGACGCTGCACTGGAACCGCACAGCGCGGACGTGCAGCTGGTGGATGACGATGGCACCCCGCTGCCGGCGCTGGGCGCCGACCGGGTCAGCCTGGGCGGGGCCGAAGCACTGGCCCTGCCGGTGGATTCATATGAGGAACGACTGCGGATGGCCCGTGAAGCCGTAAAGACCGACTCCAAGCGCGTGGCCCAGGTGGTCAAGGGCTGGGTGGCCAATGACTGA
- a CDS encoding response regulator transcription factor has translation MNKLTVLLVDDHEGFINAAMRHFRKIDWLQIVGSAGNGLEAIERSESLRPQVVLMDLAMPEMGGLQATRLIKSQDDAPYIVIASHFDDVEHREHALRAGADNFVSKLSYIQEVMPILEGLREDRS, from the coding sequence ATGAACAAGCTCACAGTGCTGCTGGTCGATGACCACGAAGGTTTCATCAACGCCGCCATGCGTCATTTCCGCAAGATCGACTGGCTGCAGATCGTTGGCAGCGCCGGCAACGGCCTGGAAGCGATCGAGCGCTCGGAAAGCCTGCGCCCGCAGGTGGTGCTGATGGATCTGGCCATGCCGGAAATGGGCGGCCTGCAGGCCACCCGCCTGATCAAATCGCAGGATGATGCCCCGTACATCGTGATTGCCAGCCACTTCGACGACGTCGAGCACCGCGAACACGCGTTGCGCGCCGGCGCCGACAACTTCGTCAGCAAGCTGTCCTATATCCAGGAAGTCATGCCGATCCTGGAAGGCCTCAGGGAGGATAGATCGTGA